In Myxococcales bacterium, the genomic window CACCCGAACATCGTCGAGGTCTTGAGCTTCGGCACCGGCGGCGCCGGCTCCCACGTTCGCCCGTACATCGCCATGGAGCTGGTCGATGGCGTCTCGCTCGCCATGCTCGTGCGTCACGCCGCGGCGGCGCGCCAGCCGCTCCCGCTCTCGGCGGTGGTCGAGATCGGCGTGTCCCTGGCCTCGGCCCTCCACTATGCCCACACGCTGCGCGATCACGACGGCAAGCTGCTCTCCATCGTTCACCGCGACGTGTCACCGCACAACGTGCTGATCTCGCGTGAAGGGGTGGTGAAGCTCATCGACTTCGGCATCGCGCGAGCCGCGACCCGCGCGACCCATACGAAGACCGGGCACATGCGCGGCAAGCTGGCGTATGCCTCTCCCGAACAAGTCGCCGCCACCGGCGTCGACGCGCGCAGTGACGTGTTCTCGCTCGGGGTCCTGCTCTACGAGGCTGCGTGTCTCACTCGCCCTTTCACCGGTGATAGTGAACCCGCGGTGGTGTCGGCGATCCTCGACGGCCGGCGCCAGAAGTTGATCGAGCTCCGGCCCGACGCCGGCAGCCTGGCCGACGCCATCGAACGCGCGCTCGACGTCGACCCAACAGCGCGCTGGCAGAGCGCTGCAGAGCTGGGCGAGGCGCTCGACGCGGCGATGAAGCGCCAGCGCCCGGGCTCGGAGGTCCTGCGCGACCTGGTGGCCTCCACGAAACACGCGGACGAATCCTCGCCGCCAGCATCGACCGGTCCGGTGCTGGAGATGGCCGCGACCACGATGACCGGCTCCTCCATGCCGAGCGGCGCCACGGAGACCGTCGCGGATCCACACTCGGTGGCGCGCGGTCAGCGGGGTGAGCGTGAGCGCTCACGGCGTCTTGAACTGATAGACGAGCTCGACGAGCTTGCCGCCACCTTGATCTTCGTACGCCGTGAACGCGGTCGAAGTCGCGGAGAAACCCATGTCGTGCAGGGTGGTGTCGGGGCAGTTGTCGGTGCGGGAGAGCTTGGTGCCAGATATGATGTAGGTGCCGGTTCGGGTCGTGTCCGACGTCGCCACGCCGTCGCGTTCGACGGTCTTCATTTCATTGCCGACGAAGCGCAGCGAACGCCAGAAGGTAGTGCCCACGGCGCCGCCGTAGAGATTCACCTCGGTGAGCGCATAGAACCCATCGGTCAACGTGCCCCCCGTCGGCGTCGGTAGCGTCGCCCCCTTTGCTACCGAGGTCACCTGCAGCCCGATCTGAGACAGGTAGTTGCAACCGACGCTGGCACCCCCAGCTCCATCCCCACCTTCGACTGCCGCATCCGAACCGCCGTCACTCGTTGCGCCCGCGGCGCCGCCGCCCGCGTCCGCTCCGGCGGAGCCACCGCTGCCCGCCATTGCTCCGCTACCCGCCGCACCGCCACTCGCGCTCGTTCCGCCGCTCGCACTCGTCCCGCCGCTCGCGCTCGACCCGCCGCTCGCGCTCGACCCACCGCTCGAGCTCGCCCCGCCGGTGGCGTCCTCGATCTCGTTGTCCTTGCAGTCGCTGAGCCCGACCAGCAATAGAACCAACCAAGCCCCCTGCAGAACACTACCCGCTCGCGACCTCATCGAGCGAAGTATGGGGGACGCCAGGCGATCGGTAAAGCCGCGGCCCTGCCGCTGACGCCGCCAACCGCTCGACCAGCGGTCTTTTGTTCGAGGCCTCGCCGCGAGTCGGCGCTCAGCTGCAGTTCGCTGCGCCGCAATAAGTCCAGCACGCTTCGGTGTCACCCGCGGAGCAAGCCTTGGCCGCGCGCTCGTCGTTGTCCTTCAGCTGTTGCATGTAGGCGTCGTCGTCGGAGTCGTCGGCTCCGGCCTTCGCTTTCATTGAATCGCCGCCCTTCTTGCCGTAGCCCACGCCCCAGTCCGAGCCATCGCACTCCGGCCCCGCTCCCAGGGCAACGTGCATGGGCTTGTCCTTGGTCGGTGGCCAGTTGACGAACAAGGACGCGCGGTCCTTCTCGCGGCAGATCCGGATCTTGGGGTAGTGCCCCTTCTTGAGTCGAATCACGAAGGAAGCGTATTTCCCGGCCACGATCTTCTCGTAGTAGTCGACGTTGATTTGACCGAAGTCTTCCTTCTTCTCGTACCCGATCACCTTGCCCGTGCAGTAGATGTTCAGCCACTCGCGCAGCACGAACATGCTGCAGCGCTTGCCGCGCGAGTTCGCGCCCTGGGTGTTCACGGCCACCCCCTGATTCCACTCGGCGCCCTGCGGGGGATTCGACTTCTCGCTCGGGATCTCCGGCACGTCGCCGACCTTGAAGCTGGGCGGTTTGCCGACGGCCGGCGTGGCGGTGGCGCCGGGTGGCGCTGCGGTCGCGCCCGTGGCCTCAGGGGTGGCGGTGGTCGTCGGTTTTGTGTCGCCCTCGTTGCCCTTCTTGCAGGCAAGCAGTGCCAGGGTGAGCACGAGGGTCATCATCAGTGCGCCGCGTTGCATCGATCGTCCGTCCTTCCCCCGCTGAGGCGAGCGTAGGGCGCCACAATACCAAAGCTCGAGCGCCCGCGGTCCGATTCCTC contains:
- a CDS encoding protein kinase, which encodes MALVPTAFALVVAGFDFAVAALCWGWPRGELWPLGTRLTSIAMALAGLTSIAAAMVMAGLAPDLAMRAFAALATVSFVAGTAAVIPSDAPRAARYRTWLALLSVPVPLGLALALETSPVVSAGPGVPSVVLTLRSAALFAVTCGAFQVVEAVAIAAFWPKSQTRASLPAVGLVFLAGFIDVAAMLGKPLPLVGAVTAAVIASGFIASRMLAQFRVALEGAEGRVPGFALQRFLGAGGMAEVFIAEAVGLFGKKRVAAVKRVRRDLVDNVELCAMFLEEARLAAELHHPNIVEVLSFGTGGAGSHVRPYIAMELVDGVSLAMLVRHAAAARQPLPLSAVVEIGVSLASALHYAHTLRDHDGKLLSIVHRDVSPHNVLISREGVVKLIDFGIARAATRATHTKTGHMRGKLAYASPEQVAATGVDARSDVFSLGVLLYEAACLTRPFTGDSEPAVVSAILDGRRQKLIELRPDAGSLADAIERALDVDPTARWQSAAELGEALDAAMKRQRPGSEVLRDLVASTKHADESSPPASTGPVLEMAATTMTGSSMPSGATETVADPHSVARGQRGERERSRRLELIDELDELAATLIFVRRERGRSRGETHVVQGGVGAVVGAGELGARYDVGAGSGRVRRRHAVAFDGLHFIADEAQRTPEGSAHGAAVEIHLGERIEPIGQRAPRRRR